Within Quercus lobata isolate SW786 chromosome 5, ValleyOak3.0 Primary Assembly, whole genome shotgun sequence, the genomic segment AAACCTTAGAGTATACCCTATAAAGGACATTACTAAGAGAAATAGGTCGATATTGGGAGATATATTTCGGGTTATTTACTTTGGGGATTAAAGTAATAAAAGAGTGACCAAGTGAGGGTGGAAAAGTACCCGTGTTCAAATACATGAGAATAGCATCTACCACATCATTTCCAACCAAAGACcaataattttgataaaaaattggGGGCATACCGTTAGGTCCGAGCGACTTTAAAGGAGCCATTTGTTTGAGAGCAACCTCTAGTCTACCTCATGTGCCGTGAAGTCTCCCATTAAATCTGAGTTCATCTCCTCGATCACAACATGTGGAATTTGCTCCAGTATATCATCAAAACTGGTTGGGTTTGTGGAGGTGAACAGCCCTTGATAAAATTCCACCACTGTAACCACCATACTTCTCGAATCAGTGCACCATCTGCCCTCTCTGTTATAAACTCCTTTAATGTAGTTACGGCGTCTACGTTGGGAAGCTTTGCTATGGAAATACTGGGTGTTTCGATCTCCATCTCTAAGCCACTGAATTTTTGACCGTTGGGACCACATTTGAGCTTCACGGTCCATCAGTAAATTAACTTCTTGTTCAAGCACTCTCACCCAAGTAACGTCTTCGCCTCTGCTAGCTGCCAGTTCCGCCTTAGAGAgaagttttcttttctccttcaaCTCCCTTCTCACACTCCCAAAACTTGTCTTACTCCACTTTGAAAGAGCTTCCCCAcaattctgaatttttttaatcaccCTATTACAAGCCATAGCCTTAATGTCTCTTTTCCAAACCACTTCAATAGTTGCTCCACACCCTTGCTCTGCCATCCACATCTACTCAAACCTGAAAGGTTTTTGCTGGCTACACTCCATACCTTCTGGCCGAATCAAAATTGCTTTATGATCAGATATCGTCACATCCAAATGGTACACCTTTGTATCTGGGAAATTTGAAAACCAATCGTTTGTTGCAACAGCTCGGTCCAACCGTTCCCATACTGTGTAATCTGCAAAGTGCTTGTGCCAAGTGAACATAGTCCCCACAAATCCTAAGTCCATAAATCCGCATTCATCAAGCACATCTCTAAAAGCTTGCATTTGTCCATGTGGTCGTGTTCTGCCTCCAATTTTTTCTGATTGTTTTGTGACCTCATTAAAGTCACCTGCACACAACCATGGTGGCTTTCCTCTTGATTTCAAACTCCTCAATCTTCCCCAAGCTTCATGCCTTTTTTGAGTATCCGGTTCCCCATAGAAACCCGTAAAACGCCATTCCCcttccttatttttctttattgtacTATCTATGTGATACTGTGAGAAAGTCTCAATTGTTAAGTCAAAATCCTCCTTCCAAAAAATCACCAAACCCCCAGTTTTATTTCTTCTAGGAGTTATAAAtttattcttcatcttcaaacGATCTTGCACTAACACTAGTCTTGCTTCATCCGTccatgtttcggctaaaaacacaacggagggatcttttgcccaCACCATCTCTGCAAGCTGATTTTCTGTTCGTTagttcccaagcccccgacagttccaaCATAAAATACTCATTGGTCCTGGCGGGGCTGGGATCCAGCCTCCACCActatcaatttgtttttcttacCCCCCTGAGAAACCCTTCTCTTCTTTGGTAACTCAGATTGGTCTTCATTGCTATCCACCCTTCTTTTTTCACCCAAGATATCCTCCATTTCAATATCTGTCTCCATACCTATTCTACTTAACCTTTTCCAAGTTGCACCCCTCTCTGTTGGTTGGAGTATGTTTTCACTAATAACTGACAGTGGCTTACGTGGTAATGGAGGTGAAAATTTAGGCTGATGTGCACGTGAGGTGTTAATGTGCATGGGCTGCCCATCTTTTAGAGATAAAGTTGCTAGCAAGTTTTCCTTTCCCATGTCAGCTATATTATTGGTTGCTATAGTTATCTTGGGATCAAATCTATTTATTTCATAATCAATCTCCCCGATTCTCTCCTCAAATAACTCATCAGCTTATCTACTCTCCTCCACATTTATTGCCTTCAAATTTGAATTCCCTAGGATCCCCATATCAATGGTATTTGGAATTGGAAATTGTGGAATATCCTCCTGAAAATCCATACCCTTGTTTAGCTGTTGCATATTGACTAGACTTTCCTTTTCCGGCCAGATTATCTCCGGCGAGGGCTTCCCTATATGAACCACTACCACCAGTGGCTTGCTCGCTGTTGGAGGAGGTGCAGTAGCCGTTTCTTTCCCCCTTCGAGTGTAAAAACCAGGGATTTTGATCACATGTTTCCTAGATGGGAAGAATGGTGGTGCACGGATCCAAGGTCCAAACTGCTGAGACTCCTTTGACATACAGCCTTCTGATTCAATCCATTGTTCACAGTCCCTATCATCATGCATAAGGGAACCGCACTAGCAACATATATTTGGGAGTCGTTCGTATTTGAACAACGCCCATTTTTCCTTACCATTGTCAAGAGAAATCACCCTACCATGGCACAAAGGTTTGGAAATATCAACTGTGACTCTGTTTCTAATAAATCTGTCCCCTCATGCTCATTCTCTTCCGTTATCTCATGGACTGTACCAATGGCTTCACAAATCTTCGCAGTGACTCTTTCGTTCCTGAATCGGATTGGTTTATCATGCACCTACACCCAAAACGTAGCCCACTTGAAATCCATCTCTGTCAAATCCACCTCCTTATCATACTTCTGCAGCACCATTAAGTGTTTATCGAAGCTCCATGGCTCCGTTGCTATAATCATATTCACCTCACTCTCATCGTTAAAGGTAAAGAGAACAATGTGATCCCCCTCCCTCTGAACTTTAAATCCGTTTTTTGTTCTCCATATTGGTGTGAAAGTTTTAGCAATAGCATCTAAATTAAGAGCATGCTTTGTAAGAAATTTTACTGCCAAAACATATTCTATCTCTGCCTGTTCTTCTGTTACGCGAAGGTCTGAGCCTTCGTTCTCCGATAATGTAAGGCAGCTCCAAGATTTGGTTAGGTCTTCCATTGTAtcagagaaaaataaaactaaaaaagtgtATCCCAGTAACCCACGAAGAAAAAACCCACAAAGCCTCACAGGTAAACTTGTTACCTCGAGGTACGACGACACCTTCCAAAGAAGGGACTACAGTTCTACAACCTAGGAGAAGAGGGAAGACCCGCTTTCGCTAGCaaagagaaactttttttttttttaatgaggaaTGTAaaatgatacaaataaaatgtagattttcatttttgatatatcaaatagttatttgtatcttttattttgttatatttttctaatactTGAGGGatactagttttatttttcatataaaatgtGTCATACATCCAACACCCTAGGTATACTAACCCAACATATAGGGAGGATGCTTCGATACGTGACCACAAAATTCAATGTTGTTCAGTAATTAGATCAGACAAAGACAAACACCTATAATTTGAAGGAAGCGATCAAGAATATTTCCTAGATAGGAATTGTGAGATTCGTTAGTTCACATGGAGAAAGGCTAAGTGGCCCTAGTCTTGAATACATGGGGGAAAGAATTTGTGTTGTCATTTATAGGTGTATTGTAAAAAgcaataaatttgaaagaaatcATTGGTGGTACTTgacctttaaaaaattaataatttgagcAACTGATAACGACCAAAGGCTTTTTGAAGTTTAACCATTTGCTCACTAATAATGACCAAAGGATTTttaaagtttcaactagtactTCAAAGTTCTACTACTTGACTAGAAGGCTTGCACAATTGGTATTCTTAACAACTGACCATGCTGCTTTGGGCTCTGGTACAGGCTCTGGTTGCCATGCTACTTGGGGCTCCGATCCTATTACTGTCTATGCTGCTGCGAGCTCTGGTCCAAACTTCGATCCTTCTACCGGCCATGCTTTAGGCTCTAGTAGACGCTCCGATCCTACAACTGACCATGTTGCTTTGGGCTCTAGTACAGGCTCCAGTTGCCATACTACTTCGGACTTTGGTACAGGCTCTAGTCCTACTATTGGACATGCTGCTTCAGACTCTAGTCCAAGCTCCTTATCATACTTCTGGTCATACTGCTTCGAGCTCTAGTCCAGGCTCTAGCCCTATTACTGGCCATGCTACTTCGCGCAACAATCCTACTTGCCATGCTGCTTCTAGCAAAGATCCAACTGCTGCTTTCTTTAATGCTGCTTTCTTCAACACTGCTCCATCATCATCAGATTCTGATGATGAAGCGCAGTTAACCAATTGAGTTTAGTGCTGTTCAGCGCAATATTGCTTGATTCAAAATTGCTTTATGATCAGATGCCGTCACATCCAAATGGTACACCTTTGTATCCGGGAAATTTGAAAACCAATCGTTTGTTGCAACAGCTCGGTCCAACCGTTCCCATACTATGTAATCTGCAAAGTGCTTATGCCAAGTGAACATAGTCCCCACAAATCCTAAGTCCATAAATCCGCATTCATCAAGCACATCTCTAAAAGCTTGCATTTGTCCATGTGGTCATGTTCTGCCACCAATTTTTTCTGATTGTTTTGTGACCTCATTAAAGTCACCTGCACACAACCATGGCGCCTTTCCTCTTGATTTCAAACTCCTCAATCTTCCCCAAGCTTCATGCCTTTTTTGAGTATCCGGTTCCCCATAGAAACCCGTAAAACGCCATTCCCcttccttatttttctttattgtacTATCTATGTGATACTGTGAGAAAGTCTCAATTGTTAAGTCAAAATCCTCCTTCCAAAAAATCACCAAACCCCCAGTTTTATTTCTTCTAGGAGCTATAAATTTATTAAGagaattcagaaagttagttactGCTTTTTTTCTGTCAAAAATatccctaaattaattaaccaacaacttaaaaatggggttaaaatagtaaattggcaaaataaagttagttattactttttttactgtaaaaaatacccatacctaaaacttaaaaattggattaaaatagtaaattaacaaaaataataaattcttatttCTACGTTGAAATGTCTTCCTGCTTTTAATTAACTCCTACTTTTACGTTGATTTAAATTCATACTTCTACTCATTAActtcctacaaaataggatcaccTTCTTAATCTATTGGAAaattatactactatttaaggggctacACCTGTTTGgaccggattttttttttccaataaataCCCCTGCAACCTAAATTTAAGTAGATATAAATCTTGAGGATAACATAGCAAAAATACATCTTTAACTGTCGCCTATGACCTTGCCTACGAAATAGGCAATATTTAATATTCACGTTTAACTCCAAGCATTACTCACACCGAGAGAGGagatgaggttttttttaaagaaacttaccgtgttaaaaattctcaaaaaaaaataaactcttgCTCCacattttcacttttctttctttagtttttttttttttttcttcctttatcaagactgattttttttttttgcattaaaaaaaaacttaacttttttttttcaataatcgGTTTCCTCAATCTGAtctcacgttttttttttttttttccttaaatctctttttttttccccaaaaaaatactaaaaaataaaaatcaatcatatccaaaagaaatccaaaaaaattcaaataccaCATTGAAATTTCAAACCCACGTTCGACTTTTCCCTAaaaaattctccaaaaaaaaaacttttccctaaaaaaaagcCCTTTCAaatttatccccaaaaaaaaaaccctactttcaaatatttaacaaaactttCAAATAACTATGgctggtcaaaaaaaaaaaaaaaaaaaaaaaaaatctagaattttGATGTGTATTATGCGTTTAACTCCCAGCATTACTCCacattttcacttttctttcttcaatttagattttttttttttttttttttttttttttttttttcaggagATACAGGTAGACTTGGTGGAATTTCTTGACCCCACAGAGAGCTGATTAGTTTTTACTTCTATCATTccttttgagaaaatttattagggaaagaaagaaactgaCAGTGAACAAGAGAGAAACTGacgttgagagagagagagagagagagagagagagagagagagagagattgattgAGGCTTTTTAAAGAAGGTTCGGTCTTTCCAAAAAAGCCTAAAAGTTTAGGCTGCAAAAGATAGACATTGAGTGACAAGCACAAGTGAGAATCTCAGTCTgactaaattgtttttttttttttttttttttttttttttttttttaataatataagtgAATTGTAAAGTTTAACATAAAACCAAAAAGAGTAAACATTAGGTCCGAAGTCCGGAGCTGGCGTAAAGCAGCTCTTTTATGCCACCAATAATAATGCGCTACGTCATCCAATAACTTTAAACGTAATAAACCTTATTACACACGATTATAACCcacaaaataccccaaaactcAAGTGTATTCTTCTCTCTGATCCCTCTCATCTCTGttgctctctccctctcatcAAAACCCAGCGTCGATCTGCTATCACCCACACCACCTCCGATCTGCCATCACCCACACCACCTCCGATCTGCCATCACCCAACGATGATGATCCAACAACTGAGTACAGAGAATCGGGAAGCACGGCGGCGGAGTGCAAGAGCGTGGGGTGAGCGTGTTTTTCTAGAAAAGCTCTCATCTTTACTCTGAAGGGCTGCTGGGTatgttcaattaaaattaaaaataaaaacaaaaacaaacaaaaaatctgtAAAATTAGAACAAGCAAATACCAAATGGAAGTAGAGAGTCAAAAAAATTCCCCTCCCTTTTCACATTGTATCTAAAAATTTCTCTCATTACAAATATATCTGATGTATTTGATGCATTAATCTTTAACGTCAAGCTTCTTGGTCAAATTGGTTTTGCTTTCTGAGCCAACAGAATCTACGAAACTTCTTgaattgagagaaagagagtgagagagaaggaaTCACCAGAATTTCACACCATggaaggtaattttttttttgtttgatttttcaatCTCAAATTCATATTGGCGCATTGGGTTTTCGTTTTCTGATTGATTTGTGTCGATTGGctgcaaaaaatttcttttttgctaaaatttgttcgatttgctgggtttttttgttggttgggtTGTTGGGGTTTTTGTTGCTAGATGCACAGAATGATTAGggggttttgttgattgtgtTTGCTGGCTCAATCTGGATTATatattgtcaaaaaaagaaggaaacatGCAATATGTGCTTAGCCTTCCATAGCTCACAAATGATATGTCGGGATTTGGAATATAAAGCTTAAATGCTTTGGTCTAAGAAGCTCTGGCAAATCGGCGTTGGGTTTTgatgagagggagagagcaaCAGAGATGAGAGGGATCAGAGAGAAAAATACACTTGAGTCTTGGGATATTTTGTGGGTTATAATCATGTGTAATAAGGTATATTAAGTTTAAAGTTATTGGCTGACGTGGCACATTATTATTGGTGGCGTAAAAGAGCTGCTTTATGCCAgcttttcatttttagaaatattttttcgaaaattttaaaagttgttaatactttttcaattcttaagaaattttttttctaaaaatggtTAATTATTGTATGGCCTTAAgacacacattagtaaaatcctattAAAAATCGGTGTGAAAACCCAAGaagtaaatttattatttatgcgACAAGCTTTTTGTACTGATGAGCATGTGAGCAgcttttttattagtaattgGTGAGAAAACCATTTTCTCCAAGCAAAAGATCTGGCTGTCGACATTTAAGACTAACCCAGGGCCCCAGAGAGCTATCTACCATGcaatcaaacttttttctttttggaagtTTTTGCAGTGCCTTAAATCGTGcttcattcattcatttcaattaATGGTAATTTCAATTAATGGGGCAATACACTTCAATCAATCATGAAATGGagcttataaaaattttaaaatttatatataataatgaattTTCTTTGTCAAGGTGGTCACTCACGCGAAGAAGCCAGTGACCTCCAATCATGGTCCGTCTAAatagaacttattttattaaaattaaaaactaaaaactaaaaatgttataacaaaataatttttaaatatgtaaataacaccgtaaaacttatttttaataaaaaaattactgaaaagtaaaatttataggtTTTGTAAACAGTACACGAGATTCACTAATATATTGAATAGCCAAATTTACTGCTAAAAGTTTGAAACTGAGTAGCCATTCAAAACAAAGTGGTGAAGCAAAGTGACAAGacataaagaaagcaaaatgtGTGAAggtgaaaaaatgaaaaaagaaaaaaaagaaagaaacaactTTAAGGACAGATATGTGGGCCACATAATTAACTGGGTAAGATAAACATTCAAACTTTGAATtctaaagttttttatttttttggtaaataagaTTGTTTTTGTCAGAAGTGGGATTTGAGAACCCACGCCCTCGTTAGAGGACCAGAACCTGAGTCTGGAGCCTTAgacctaaataaaaattgatcaggttaaca encodes:
- the LOC115990242 gene encoding uncharacterized protein LOC115990242, whose product is MAEQGCGATIEVVWKRDIKAMACNRVIKKIQNCGEALSKWSKTSFGSVRRELKEKRKLLSKAELAASRGEDVTWVRVLEQEVNLLMDREAQMWSQRSKIQWLRDGDRNTQYFHSKASQRRRRNYIKGVYNREGRWCTDSRSMVVTVVEFYQGLFTSTNPTSFDDILEQIPHVVIEEMNSDLMGDFTAHEVD